In the genome of Rhodoplanes sp. Z2-YC6860, one region contains:
- a CDS encoding glutathione S-transferase family protein gives MTITITAFERSPDGGRGLARDTRVRWALEEVGQPYEVRLVSFRAMKEPAHLALHPFGQIPTYEEGDLALFETGAIVFHIAERHAGLLPDDAGARARAIAWMFAAVNTVEPPILELATARIFESDKPWNKERLPLVMDRVRDRLKQLSVRLGDADWLDGAFSAGDLMMVSVLLRLRSSGLLDEYPNLAAYLARGEARPAYQRAFAAQLAVNTGKPS, from the coding sequence ATGACCATCACCATCACCGCCTTTGAACGATCACCCGATGGCGGCCGGGGCCTGGCGCGTGACACGCGCGTTCGCTGGGCGCTCGAGGAAGTGGGCCAGCCCTACGAGGTTCGCCTCGTGTCGTTCCGCGCGATGAAGGAGCCCGCGCATCTGGCGCTTCATCCGTTCGGGCAGATTCCGACCTACGAGGAAGGCGATCTTGCCCTGTTCGAGACAGGAGCGATCGTCTTCCATATCGCCGAGCGCCATGCGGGCTTGCTGCCGGACGATGCCGGTGCCCGGGCGCGGGCGATCGCTTGGATGTTCGCTGCGGTCAACACCGTGGAGCCGCCGATCCTTGAGCTCGCAACAGCCAGGATCTTTGAGAGCGATAAGCCTTGGAACAAGGAGCGCCTGCCTCTCGTGATGGATCGCGTTCGCGACCGGCTGAAGCAACTTTCCGTCCGCCTGGGCGATGCCGACTGGCTCGACGGTGCGTTCAGCGCAGGCGACCTGATGATGGTGTCGGTGCTGCTCAGGCTGAGATCGTCGGGCCTTCTGGACGAATATCCGAACCTGGCGGCCTATCTCGCTCGCGGCGAGGCGCGGCCGGCCTACCAACGGGCTTTCGCCGCGCAACTGGCGGTCAACACCGGCAAGCCATCCTGA
- a CDS encoding GlxA family transcriptional regulator produces MHRIAFVVFPNFQVMGFAAITVFEVANRVLADIAYDVTLLSETGGLVRSTAGFGVETAPFGERVFDTVLIGAGTAVEPATPGMLAFVREASQTSQRIAAHCIGAFVLAEAGLLDGRKATTHWMHARDLQARFPDVRVEEDRIVIAEGPVWTSAGMTASIDLALALVEQDHGVEIARSVARKLVVCHRRAGGQSQFSALLELAPKSDRIQKALNYARTNLRSSLSVVELADVASLSPRHFSRAFYAETGQTPAKAVEHLRVEAARLMMEDGRHSMDVIADETGFADRERMRRAFLRTVGQPPQTVRRNARMI; encoded by the coding sequence ATGCACCGGATCGCCTTTGTGGTGTTTCCAAATTTCCAGGTGATGGGGTTTGCCGCGATCACGGTGTTCGAGGTCGCCAATCGCGTGCTGGCCGACATCGCCTATGACGTGACGTTGCTGTCGGAGACCGGCGGGCTCGTTCGCTCGACGGCTGGATTTGGTGTCGAGACCGCGCCGTTTGGCGAGCGGGTGTTCGACACCGTGTTGATCGGTGCCGGCACCGCCGTGGAGCCGGCGACGCCCGGGATGCTGGCGTTTGTCCGCGAGGCTTCGCAGACCTCGCAGCGGATCGCGGCGCATTGCATCGGCGCTTTCGTTCTGGCGGAGGCCGGTCTGCTCGACGGCCGCAAAGCCACCACCCATTGGATGCACGCGCGCGATCTGCAGGCGCGTTTTCCCGACGTGAGGGTCGAGGAAGACCGCATCGTCATCGCCGAAGGTCCGGTCTGGACCTCGGCCGGCATGACGGCGAGCATCGATCTCGCGCTCGCTCTGGTCGAGCAGGATCATGGTGTCGAGATAGCGCGTTCGGTGGCGCGCAAGCTCGTGGTCTGTCATCGCAGGGCGGGCGGGCAGTCGCAGTTCTCGGCGCTGCTCGAGCTTGCGCCGAAGTCGGACCGCATCCAGAAGGCGCTCAACTACGCCAGGACCAATTTGCGGAGCAGTCTCTCGGTGGTCGAACTCGCCGATGTCGCAAGCCTGAGCCCGCGCCATTTCAGCCGCGCCTTCTATGCCGAGACCGGCCAGACGCCAGCCAAGGCGGTCGAACATCTACGCGTCGAGGCCGCGCGGTTGATGATGGAGGACGGCCGTCACTCCATGGATGTGATCGCAGACGAAACCGGCTTCGCCGATCGGGAGCGGATGCGCCGCGCGTTTCTGCGCACGGTCGGTCAGCCGCCGCAGACCGTCCGGCGCAACGCCAGGATGATTTGA
- a CDS encoding NUDIX domain-containing protein: MPKRSAGLLLFRRKGPDLELLLVHPGGPFWAKKDDGAWSIPKGLYEETEDPFAAARREFEEETGCPPPIEAFALGDFKQPGGKVITAFATEGGFDLAHFHSNLFAMEWPPKSGKQAEFPEADRAGWFTPADAIRKVTKGQVPIVQTLLRQLERSPREGTV, from the coding sequence ATGCCAAAGCGCAGCGCAGGCCTTCTTCTGTTTCGCCGCAAAGGCCCGGACCTGGAGCTCCTCCTTGTTCATCCGGGCGGCCCGTTCTGGGCAAAGAAGGACGACGGCGCCTGGTCGATCCCCAAAGGGCTCTATGAGGAGACGGAGGATCCCTTCGCCGCCGCACGGCGCGAATTCGAGGAGGAGACCGGCTGCCCGCCGCCGATAGAGGCCTTCGCGCTCGGCGACTTCAAGCAGCCCGGCGGCAAGGTCATCACGGCCTTTGCCACCGAAGGCGGTTTCGATCTGGCGCACTTTCACAGCAATCTCTTTGCGATGGAATGGCCGCCGAAGTCCGGAAAGCAGGCCGAATTTCCGGAGGCCGATCGAGCGGGATGGTTCACGCCGGCGGACGCAATTCGCAAAGTGACCAAGGGTCAGGTGCCGATCGTACAGACGTTGCTGCGACAGCTCGAACGCTCACCCAGGGAGGGGACCGTATGA
- a CDS encoding class II aldolase/adducin family protein, translating into MMRLVIAVMALLCSLSFATAQTAPSSAGPVPAAAIEDLVLANRILSDRGVLDAYGHISIRHPSNPNRYLMARAIAPGLVTLDDIMEFDLGSNPVDRRGRALFVERFIHGEIYKARPDVMSVIHTHSTGVIPFSVTQKELRPIFHNASFLHVGVPVWESRDGFGATKMLVNDSKLGASLAAVLGDKPVALMRGHGDVVVGPNVRVATLRAVYTHENAKMLAIALSLGGPVNYVSPAEGALRDKDPSDPTRTWELWKANAMKKER; encoded by the coding sequence ATGATGCGTTTGGTCATTGCTGTGATGGCGCTGTTGTGTTCGCTGTCTTTCGCCACAGCGCAGACGGCGCCATCGAGCGCAGGACCGGTGCCGGCGGCCGCGATCGAGGACCTGGTGCTGGCCAATCGCATCCTCAGCGACCGCGGCGTGCTCGACGCCTATGGCCACATCAGCATCCGCCATCCGTCGAACCCGAACCGTTATCTGATGGCGCGCGCCATCGCGCCGGGCCTCGTCACGCTCGACGACATCATGGAATTCGATCTCGGTTCCAACCCGGTCGACCGCCGCGGCCGCGCGTTGTTCGTCGAGCGCTTCATCCATGGCGAAATCTACAAGGCGCGGCCGGACGTCATGAGCGTGATCCACACCCATTCCACCGGCGTGATCCCGTTCAGCGTCACCCAGAAAGAGCTGAGGCCGATCTTCCACAACGCCTCGTTCCTGCACGTCGGCGTGCCGGTCTGGGAGAGCCGCGACGGCTTCGGCGCGACCAAGATGCTGGTCAACGACAGCAAGCTCGGCGCGTCTCTCGCGGCGGTGCTCGGCGACAAGCCGGTGGCGCTGATGCGCGGCCACGGCGACGTGGTGGTCGGGCCGAACGTACGGGTCGCAACCTTGCGCGCGGTCTACACCCACGAGAACGCAAAGATGCTCGCCATCGCGCTGTCGCTCGGCGGGCCGGTCAACTACGTCTCGCCCGCCGAAGGAGCGCTCCGCGACAAGGACCCGAGCGACCCGACGCGCACCTGGGAACTGTGGAAGGCGAACGCGATGAAGAAGGAGCGCTGA
- a CDS encoding substrate-binding domain-containing protein, giving the protein MNPRPILRGFFALCVAVLLLFARAASAADIHVMISAAYHQVYVELGPAFEKASGHRLVTTRGPSIGDSPEAIPNRLSRGEVADIVILDSSSADELAKRGLVRGDSKTELARSLIGMVVKEGAAKPDIGNVDAFRKTLLDAKSIAYSDSGSGTYIGNVMYAKLGIADQVAGKSRKVRGPPSGEPVAAVVARGEAEIGFQQVSELIHTSGVTVVGAIPAELQPGFSFAAALTTAAKEADAARALIRFLDSQDAAPVVIRMGLAPIEKR; this is encoded by the coding sequence ATGAATCCAAGGCCAATTTTACGCGGCTTTTTCGCCCTTTGCGTCGCCGTCCTTCTGCTGTTCGCGCGGGCCGCATCGGCGGCCGATATCCATGTGATGATCTCGGCAGCCTATCATCAGGTCTATGTCGAGCTTGGTCCCGCCTTTGAGAAGGCCAGTGGACATCGTCTCGTCACCACGCGCGGACCGTCGATCGGCGACTCGCCCGAGGCCATTCCGAACAGGCTGTCGCGCGGCGAGGTTGCCGACATCGTGATCCTCGACAGCAGCTCCGCGGACGAGCTCGCGAAGCGTGGTCTGGTGCGCGGCGACAGCAAGACCGAACTCGCCCGCTCGCTGATCGGCATGGTGGTGAAAGAGGGTGCGGCGAAGCCCGACATCGGCAATGTCGATGCGTTCCGCAAGACGCTGCTCGACGCCAAGTCGATCGCCTACTCGGACAGCGGCAGCGGCACGTACATCGGCAACGTGATGTACGCCAAGCTCGGCATAGCGGATCAGGTCGCGGGCAAGAGCCGCAAGGTGCGCGGTCCGCCGTCGGGCGAGCCGGTCGCAGCCGTGGTGGCCCGCGGCGAGGCGGAAATCGGCTTCCAGCAGGTCAGCGAGCTGATCCATACCTCCGGCGTGACCGTTGTCGGCGCGATTCCGGCCGAACTGCAGCCGGGCTTCTCGTTTGCGGCGGCGCTGACCACCGCGGCGAAGGAGGCCGACGCCGCACGAGCGTTGATTCGCTTTCTCGACTCGCAGGATGCGGCGCCGGTGGTGATCCGGATGGGGCTAGCGCCGATCGAGAAGCGGTGA
- a CDS encoding alpha/beta fold hydrolase yields the protein MAPHIDGPLYYETMGKSGPVMAFVHPNPMDQSCWIFQMARMSTWYRCIAIDLPGYGKSPKASAGLTMADVAQACWEAIDDAYPDERAILVGCSIGSSMLIWMHNHRPDKTAALIMCGTGYNPNKEFIPGRIERYQTEGIGYRFGYTFEDFSPAFRATPMAHYFAELFAERNVFGDVDTIITQFKAYQQPEPEGHHAKVACPAIILTGSEDGTHRSAFPLQKRIKGCEMKILYGAGHACQIEQPALFNRYMTEFLTAHKLFPGTAQRS from the coding sequence ATGGCCCCGCACATCGACGGACCGCTGTACTACGAGACCATGGGCAAGAGCGGGCCGGTGATGGCCTTCGTGCATCCGAACCCGATGGATCAGTCGTGCTGGATCTTCCAGATGGCGCGGATGTCCACGTGGTACCGCTGCATCGCCATCGATCTGCCGGGCTACGGCAAGTCGCCGAAGGCGAGCGCGGGCCTCACCATGGCCGACGTGGCGCAGGCCTGCTGGGAGGCGATCGACGATGCGTATCCGGACGAGCGCGCGATTCTGGTGGGCTGCTCGATCGGCTCATCGATGCTGATCTGGATGCACAACCATCGCCCCGACAAGACCGCGGCGCTGATCATGTGCGGCACCGGCTACAATCCGAACAAGGAATTCATCCCGGGGCGGATCGAGCGCTACCAGACGGAAGGCATCGGCTACCGCTTCGGCTACACCTTCGAGGACTTCAGCCCGGCGTTCCGCGCGACTCCCATGGCGCACTACTTCGCCGAGCTGTTTGCAGAGCGCAACGTGTTCGGCGACGTCGACACCATCATCACGCAGTTCAAGGCCTACCAGCAGCCCGAGCCCGAGGGCCATCATGCCAAGGTCGCTTGTCCGGCCATCATCCTCACCGGCAGCGAGGACGGCACGCACCGCTCCGCCTTTCCGTTGCAGAAGCGCATCAAAGGCTGCGAGATGAAGATCCTCTATGGCGCCGGCCACGCCTGCCAGATCGAGCAGCCCGCGCTGTTCAACCGGTACATGACCGAGTTTCTGACCGCTCATAAGCTGTTTCCAGGAACGGCCCAACGCAGCTAA
- a CDS encoding Bug family tripartite tricarboxylate transporter substrate binding protein, translated as MTVIMKRRELLLGMAALPAASRTAFAETYPSRPVRIVVATSAGGGTDLVARFIAQWLTERLGQSFVIENRPGGGNNIGTEMVARSPADGATLFMANTVNTINNSLYRKLNYNFIADFAPVANVMGTPLLLLVHPSLKASNAAELIALAKETPRKLNLASGGIGSTGHMSAELFQMMAGITFTHVPYRGEAPALTDLIAGQAQVMMSTTGSSLQYAKAGTVRALATSTGDRVAELPDVPPLSKTVPGYQANAWNGLCAPKGTPAEIVALLNKEVNLALADPKIKERIASLGGVALPGSSEDYGRTIATDTEKWAKVVQFSGARVD; from the coding sequence ATGACCGTCATCATGAAACGCCGTGAACTCCTGCTCGGCATGGCCGCGCTGCCCGCGGCATCGCGCACAGCCTTCGCCGAGACCTATCCGTCGCGCCCCGTGCGCATTGTCGTTGCGACATCAGCCGGCGGCGGCACCGACCTCGTGGCGCGCTTCATCGCGCAATGGCTGACGGAACGGCTCGGCCAATCCTTCGTCATCGAGAACCGGCCCGGCGGCGGCAACAACATCGGCACCGAAATGGTAGCGCGGTCGCCCGCCGACGGCGCCACGCTGTTCATGGCGAACACCGTCAACACCATCAACAATTCGCTTTATCGGAAGCTGAACTACAACTTCATCGCCGATTTCGCCCCGGTCGCCAACGTGATGGGCACGCCGCTCCTGTTGCTCGTGCATCCATCGCTCAAGGCGAGCAACGCCGCTGAGCTGATCGCCCTGGCAAAGGAAACTCCGCGCAAGCTCAACCTCGCGTCAGGAGGCATCGGCTCGACGGGTCACATGTCGGCCGAGTTGTTCCAGATGATGGCCGGCATCACGTTCACCCATGTGCCTTATCGCGGCGAGGCGCCTGCGCTCACCGATCTCATTGCCGGTCAGGCTCAGGTGATGATGTCGACCACCGGCTCGTCGTTGCAATACGCCAAGGCCGGCACGGTGCGCGCGCTCGCGACATCGACCGGCGATCGCGTCGCCGAATTGCCCGACGTGCCACCGCTGTCGAAAACGGTGCCGGGCTATCAAGCCAACGCCTGGAACGGGCTCTGCGCACCGAAGGGCACGCCGGCCGAGATCGTCGCCTTGCTCAACAAGGAGGTGAATCTCGCGCTCGCCGATCCGAAGATCAAAGAGCGCATCGCGAGCCTCGGCGGCGTCGCGTTGCCCGGATCATCCGAGGATTACGGCCGCACCATCGCGACCGACACCGAGAAGTGGGCGAAGGTCGTACAGTTCTCCGGCGCGCGGGTGGACTAA
- a CDS encoding Bug family tripartite tricarboxylate transporter substrate binding protein, whose product MTSTLRVWAFVSCIAILLVAQARAQTETAANYPNRPVKVIVPFSPGGVTDSVARLWAQRMSAELGQQFYVENHAGGGSNVGIAVAARQTPDGYALLLGASSFISNPALYKKVPYDPFKDFMPVSVIASTAGVLVVHPSLPANTFQEFVALVRANPGKYSYGMAAIGTPNHLMVELLKIAFGLDIIVVPFPGGGPAVQSTIAGHTPIASVALTSIPALVEAGQLRALAVTGTKRAAVLPQVPTLKELGVPDPVPDTFTGVLAPAGTPKEIVDKLSSTTAKVMAAPDVKQQLANFGSEAVVSSPADFEALLKAEAVFYRKAMDAAKIERQ is encoded by the coding sequence ATGACATCGACGCTGAGGGTTTGGGCTTTTGTCTCCTGCATCGCGATCCTGTTGGTCGCGCAGGCGCGTGCACAAACTGAGACCGCGGCCAACTATCCCAACCGTCCCGTAAAGGTGATCGTGCCGTTTTCGCCGGGCGGCGTGACGGATTCCGTCGCGCGGCTTTGGGCGCAACGAATGTCGGCCGAGCTGGGACAACAGTTCTATGTCGAAAACCACGCCGGCGGCGGCAGCAATGTCGGCATCGCCGTCGCCGCCCGTCAGACGCCCGACGGTTATGCGCTGCTGCTTGGCGCATCGAGCTTCATCAGCAATCCCGCGCTCTACAAGAAAGTCCCCTACGACCCGTTCAAGGATTTCATGCCGGTTTCCGTCATCGCATCGACGGCCGGCGTTCTGGTCGTGCATCCGTCGCTGCCCGCGAACACCTTCCAGGAGTTTGTCGCGCTGGTCCGCGCTAATCCCGGTAAATACAGTTACGGGATGGCGGCCATCGGAACGCCGAACCATCTGATGGTCGAATTGCTGAAAATCGCGTTCGGGCTCGACATCATTGTCGTTCCGTTCCCGGGCGGTGGGCCGGCGGTGCAATCGACCATTGCCGGACACACGCCGATTGCGTCGGTCGCGTTGACGTCGATCCCGGCGCTGGTCGAGGCCGGCCAGTTGCGCGCGTTGGCGGTCACGGGCACGAAACGCGCGGCTGTGCTGCCGCAGGTTCCGACGTTGAAGGAGCTGGGCGTGCCCGATCCGGTGCCGGACACCTTCACGGGCGTGCTCGCGCCGGCCGGTACGCCAAAGGAGATCGTCGACAAGCTGAGCAGCACCACCGCCAAGGTCATGGCGGCGCCGGACGTCAAGCAGCAGCTCGCCAATTTCGGCTCCGAGGCGGTCGTGAGCTCGCCTGCGGACTTCGAAGCGCTCCTCAAGGCAGAAGCGGTGTTTTACCGAAAGGCGATGGACGCCGCCAAGATCGAACGGCAGTAG
- a CDS encoding Flp family type IVb pilin: MLGTIRRFLWDQSGSTAIEYALIAAGISLGIISTLAATKDKLIATFTSAQDGLK, translated from the coding sequence ATGTTGGGGACGATCAGGCGTTTTCTCTGGGATCAGTCCGGTAGCACGGCCATCGAATATGCCCTGATCGCGGCCGGTATCTCGTTGGGCATCATCAGCACCCTGGCGGCGACGAAGGACAAGCTGATCGCAACATTCACTTCAGCGCAGGACGGCCTGAAGTAG
- a CDS encoding DUF1236 domain-containing protein — protein MRTLLLTAAAAAALASASPVAQAQDTQSQSNTVEPRSVKTETIRRTDQPGQAPGQATTDSRGNETTAATPQKVQQPSATRETASTQRHRVTVRQRPRAASTRISRTHRPVTTGRATRRVSSDALPSRARPQYAQATAVIPAAPPPAGRIVLTEPQVSQLNAAFTSYITRTNVWSRPPWEVAATVTGLVPPWIQVYGMPAEIVAIYPDFAGRQFVVVGDDIVVLDPGTRRIVSMISRVSNTAVLEAPPSTTGVAVASPDVRVRLTRTQIATVRTVLRDRGCRYDRSTSLSIGSVVPTAASICAFPERVVSAVPDIAGYRYITRRNVVMVIDPATDQVVTVLR, from the coding sequence ATGAGAACGTTGTTGCTGACCGCAGCCGCGGCCGCGGCGCTGGCGTCCGCATCGCCAGTGGCCCAAGCGCAAGACACGCAATCGCAATCCAATACGGTGGAGCCCCGATCGGTGAAAACCGAAACGATCCGGCGCACCGACCAGCCTGGCCAAGCGCCTGGCCAGGCGACCACCGACAGCCGCGGAAACGAAACCACTGCGGCAACCCCGCAGAAGGTCCAGCAGCCGTCCGCAACGCGAGAGACCGCATCCACGCAACGCCATCGCGTGACCGTGCGGCAGCGCCCGCGGGCTGCATCGACACGGATATCGCGCACGCATCGCCCCGTCACGACCGGCCGGGCGACGCGGCGCGTGTCGAGCGACGCGTTGCCAAGCCGCGCGCGTCCGCAATACGCCCAGGCCACCGCCGTGATCCCCGCAGCGCCGCCACCCGCCGGCAGAATTGTGCTGACCGAGCCGCAGGTGTCGCAGCTCAATGCCGCGTTCACCAGTTACATTACCCGGACGAATGTGTGGTCGCGGCCGCCGTGGGAGGTTGCAGCCACGGTCACCGGCTTGGTGCCGCCGTGGATCCAGGTTTACGGCATGCCGGCGGAGATCGTCGCGATCTATCCGGATTTTGCCGGCAGGCAGTTCGTGGTGGTCGGCGACGACATCGTGGTGCTAGATCCCGGCACCCGCCGTATCGTTTCGATGATCTCGCGCGTCAGCAACACCGCCGTGCTGGAGGCACCGCCTTCGACCACGGGCGTCGCGGTGGCTTCGCCCGATGTGCGCGTCAGGCTCACGCGCACGCAGATCGCAACCGTCCGCACAGTGTTGCGCGATCGGGGATGCCGCTATGACCGGTCCACCAGCCTCTCCATTGGCAGTGTGGTGCCGACCGCGGCGTCGATCTGCGCCTTCCCGGAGCGTGTAGTCAGCGCGGTGCCGGATATTGCAGGATACCGTTACATCACGCGTCGCAACGTCGTCATGGTGATCGATCCGGCCACCGATCAGGTGGTCACTGTGCTACGCTAG
- a CDS encoding DUF2945 domain-containing protein — protein sequence MSQAFKRGDHVSWNSEAGRVRGHIVRVHKKDVNYKGYVHHASAEEPQYEIKSDKTDHIALHKGRVLRRLRR from the coding sequence ATGAGTCAGGCGTTCAAGCGTGGCGATCACGTCAGCTGGAATTCAGAAGCCGGCCGCGTCAGAGGCCATATCGTCCGCGTGCATAAGAAAGACGTGAACTACAAGGGCTACGTCCACCATGCCAGCGCCGAGGAGCCTCAGTACGAGATCAAGAGCGACAAGACGGACCATATCGCCTTGCACAAAGGCAGAGTATTGAGACGTCTTCGCCGTTAG
- a CDS encoding RrF2 family transcriptional regulator, whose translation MRLTAFTDFGLRALMRLAGEPARSFSTGEIAVEFGISRNHLIKVVRDLADSGFVATQRGSGGGFRLARPPQTITLGEVVRALEQRQALVECFRDDGGDCVLKPRCRLKQRLAAAREAFMRELDKTTLAECAYPGSPKGAAATRAA comes from the coding sequence ATGCGACTGACCGCTTTCACCGATTTCGGCTTGCGCGCCTTGATGCGGCTCGCCGGCGAACCGGCCCGCTCGTTTTCGACCGGCGAGATCGCGGTCGAATTCGGCATTTCGCGCAATCACCTCATCAAGGTGGTGCGCGATCTTGCCGACAGCGGGTTTGTCGCGACCCAACGCGGCTCGGGCGGCGGCTTCCGTCTGGCGCGGCCGCCGCAGACCATCACGCTGGGTGAGGTTGTTCGCGCGCTCGAGCAGCGCCAGGCCTTGGTCGAATGCTTCCGTGACGACGGCGGCGACTGTGTGCTCAAGCCCCGTTGCCGCCTCAAGCAGAGGCTCGCGGCGGCTCGCGAAGCCTTCATGCGGGAGCTCGACAAGACCACTCTTGCGGAATGCGCCTATCCCGGAAGTCCGAAGGGCGCTGCGGCGACACGTGCCGCATAA
- a CDS encoding group III truncated hemoglobin, with amino-acid sequence MENDDRRARITAEIVARTGITEAMIERLVRGFYAKVRQDAVLAPIFDARIRDWEPHLEQMFAFWSSVALMSGRYHGSPMAKHMPLPIDAGHFDRWLALFEETAREICPPEAQAHFIERARRIAESLELGIAGQHGVLLRSGERFRRPAL; translated from the coding sequence TTGGAAAACGATGACCGGCGGGCGAGAATCACGGCCGAGATCGTCGCGCGGACGGGAATTACCGAAGCGATGATCGAGCGGCTGGTGCGCGGCTTCTACGCCAAGGTCCGCCAGGACGCGGTGCTTGCGCCCATCTTCGATGCCCGGATTCGGGACTGGGAACCGCATCTTGAGCAGATGTTCGCCTTCTGGTCGTCCGTCGCGCTCATGTCCGGCCGCTATCACGGCAGCCCCATGGCCAAGCATATGCCGCTCCCCATCGACGCGGGTCATTTCGATCGCTGGCTTGCCTTGTTCGAGGAGACGGCTCGGGAGATTTGTCCGCCGGAGGCCCAGGCGCATTTCATCGAGCGGGCCCGGCGGATCGCCGAAAGCCTCGAGCTCGGCATTGCCGGGCAGCACGGCGTGCTGCTCAGGAGCGGCGAGCGGTTTCGCAGACCCGCACTGTAG
- a CDS encoding Bug family tripartite tricarboxylate transporter substrate binding protein — protein sequence MKTTTTLLALAAIVAALPVRAQDYPNRPITIISAQASGGASDTVVRSVQDRLQAALGQPIVMENRPGASGNVGAAQVARAAPDGYTLMIGTDAMMTSNVHLFKSMPFDPAKDFAPITNAGANIIVLAVNADLPVKSVAELVAYAKANPGKLQFGTSGVASPHHLAGELLKLKTGIDIVHVPYRGGALSANDLAGGHIPMAFVSYSAVVALVPTGKIRILAVVEKTRYSALPDVPTIAETIPGYEMSSWLGFFAPAATPAPIVNRLHDEIVKILKVDEVKERLATVGLAVVAGTQAELAETVRSGIAVRGELIKAAKIEPQ from the coding sequence ATGAAAACAACAACGACGCTGCTGGCATTGGCCGCAATCGTCGCGGCGCTGCCGGTCCGCGCGCAGGATTATCCGAACCGGCCGATCACCATCATATCGGCGCAGGCCTCCGGCGGCGCGAGCGACACCGTGGTCCGCTCCGTGCAAGACCGCCTGCAGGCGGCGCTCGGCCAGCCGATCGTGATGGAGAACCGGCCTGGCGCGAGCGGCAATGTCGGCGCCGCGCAAGTCGCTCGCGCGGCTCCCGACGGCTACACGCTGATGATCGGCACCGACGCCATGATGACGTCGAACGTGCATCTGTTCAAAAGCATGCCGTTCGATCCCGCGAAAGATTTCGCGCCGATCACCAATGCCGGCGCCAACATCATCGTGCTTGCGGTGAATGCCGACCTGCCGGTGAAGTCGGTGGCCGAGCTTGTGGCCTACGCCAAGGCCAACCCCGGCAAGCTGCAGTTCGGCACATCGGGCGTCGCCTCGCCGCATCATCTCGCCGGCGAGCTCCTGAAGCTCAAGACCGGCATCGACATCGTCCACGTGCCGTATCGCGGCGGCGCGCTGTCGGCGAATGATCTGGCCGGCGGTCACATCCCGATGGCGTTCGTCAGCTATTCGGCCGTGGTGGCGCTCGTTCCGACCGGGAAGATTCGAATCCTCGCGGTCGTCGAGAAGACGCGTTACTCTGCCTTGCCGGACGTGCCGACGATCGCCGAGACCATTCCGGGATACGAGATGTCGTCCTGGCTCGGCTTCTTCGCACCGGCTGCAACGCCTGCGCCGATCGTGAACCGGCTGCACGACGAGATCGTCAAAATCCTCAAGGTCGACGAGGTGAAGGAGCGCCTCGCCACGGTCGGTCTCGCGGTGGTCGCCGGAACGCAGGCGGAGCTCGCCGAGACGGTCCGCAGCGGCATCGCGGTGCGCGGCGAGCTGATCAAGGCCGCGAAGATCGAACCGCAATAG